In Sorghum bicolor cultivar BTx623 chromosome 10, Sorghum_bicolor_NCBIv3, whole genome shotgun sequence, one genomic interval encodes:
- the LOC8066389 gene encoding putative disease resistance RPP13-like protein 1, with protein sequence MAAVLDSFVKRCTASLEDFASQEACVALGIGDDVRGLLATLSRIDAIISHEERRRVLSAKADAWVVQVKDAMYEIDNIFDVCMIEGAKVLADDRPPTPKVRCFSCFKPSGPRKFRHEIGFTIRDIDLRLREVEEEMPRLPAGSVHSDAKRDSFSHNVCKNCSDAMKPQAVGSQVQKAVGGLVPRMLREGKKKVDVFAIVGAVGIGKTTLAREIYNDDRMTENFPICVWVDMSKDLSELDFLKMIIRGTGANVGDTENKEDLLILLGSALSKRFLLVLDDLDSPSIWDNLLKDPLGDGVARGRILITTRNEEVAASMKATIHRVDKMDPENAWALLCKQVDPECNLEELATLKDVGFKIAEKCDGHPLAIKVIAGVLRSRGNSKAEWEMVLNNDSWFVSPVLPEVPQAVYVSYVDLPSHLKECFLHCSLYPEEYPIQRFDLVRRWIAEGIVNPRDNELLEESAEEYYVELISRNLLQPDPESVERCWITHHLLRSLARLLIADESILIYGQQKLNTSLSKPRHLTLCNMESSLDIPISLKQQMSLRSLALFKSPTVRAIDLLTESASCLRVLDLSNTAVEALPKSIGNLVHLRYLNLDGTQVRDIPSSIGFLINLQTLSLQGCQSLQRLPWSIRALLELRCLCLEGTSLSYVPKGVGELKHLNHLDGLIIGHDNNVPEGCDLDDLKALSELRHLHVESLDRATSGAAALANKPFLKDLYLSEQAPVIENQESPEDKDETEKEEEEEQEGSNDQCRGDESAKASEKIWNELTPPHSIEKLVIKNYKGIKFPNWIRGPKLGASFPSLVFLDLENCMSCTKLPSLGLLSQLQSLQISNADSVITIGSEFLGTTVLSPATSFPKLEVLKLRNMKKLEDWSLTVEENQVVFPCLKSLQIQWCPKLKALPEGLKHVELCELHVEGAHSLTEIKDLPKLSDELHLKDNKVLQRISNLPMLGSLIIDDCSKLKHVAGLDALQHLRLVFPPSTETFYFEELIIFWSIAFPRWLELLIQKCKGLRRFELQCGLSLLRSCLDSGKNWHLVQQIPEVRIISCDGKRYFRYNKSRRIYETNAQSEE encoded by the coding sequence ATGGCGGCGGTGCTGGACTCCTTCGTCAAGCGATGCACGGCGTCATTGGAAGACTTCGCTAGCCAGGAGGCCTGTGTCGCCCTCGGCATCGGGGATGACGTGAGGGGCCTCCTCGCCACGCTGTCGCGCATCGATGCCATCATCTCCCATGAGGAGCGGAGGAGGGTCCTTAGCGCCAAAGCTGATGCGTGGGTGGTGCAGGTGAAGGATGCCATGTATGAGATTGACAACATCTTTGATGTCTGCATGATTGAGGGCGCAAAGGTTCTTGCCGATGACCGCCCACCCACGCCCAAGGTCCGATGCTTCTCCTGCTTCAAGCCTTCGGGCCCCCGGAAGTTCCGCCATGAGATCGGCTTCACCATTAGGGACATTGATCTCAGGCTCagggaggtggaggaggagatGCCTAGGCTTCCTGCTGGATCAGTTCACTCTGATGCAAAAAGGGACTCATTCAGCCATAATGTCTGTAAGAACTGTTCTGATGCCATGAAGCCCCAAGCAGTTGGGTCGCAGGTCCAGAAGGCTGTGGGTGGCCTTGTGCCAAGGATGCTTAGAGAGGGCAAGAAGAAGGTGGATGTCTTCGCCATTGTTGGTGCGGTGGGGATTGGCAAGACTACGCTTGCTAGGGAGATCTACAATGATGACAGGATGACTGAAAATTTCCCCATTTGTGTGTGGGTCGACATGTCAAAGGATTTATCGGAGTTAGATTTCCTCAAAATGATCATCAGGGGTACTGGTGCCAATGTTGGGGATACAGAAAACAAGGAGGatctcctcatcctcctcggcTCTGCCCTTTCAAAAAGGTTCCTCCTTGTCCTGGATGACTTGGACAGCCCAAGCATATGGGACAATCTGCTCAAAGATCCGTTGGGAGATGGTGTCGCGAGAGGAAGAATACTGATCACAACTCGGAATGAGGAAGTGGCAGCAAGTATGAAGGCAACTATCCACCGTGTTGACAAAATGGACCCTGAGAATGCCTGGGCATTATTGTGCAAACAAGTTGATCCAGAATGCAATTTGGAAGAGCTTGCGACATTAAAGGATGTTGGGTTTAAGATTGCAGAGAAATGTGATGGCCATCCTCTAGCAATCAAGGTCATTGCAGGTGTCCTAAGGTCAAGGGGCAACAGCAAGGCTGAATGGGAGATGGTTCTGAATAATGATTCTTGGTTCGTGAGCCCGGTCCTTCCAGAAGTACCACAAGCTGTGTATGTGAGTTATGTTGACCTGCCATCTCACCTGAAGGAGTGTTTCCTCCATTGCTCTCTGTATCCAGAAGAATACCCCATTCAGCGCTTTGATCTTGTGCGGCGTTGGATTGCTGAAGGAATTGTAAATCCCAGAGACAACGAACTGCTCGAAGAATCAGCTGAAGAGTACTATGTAGAATTGATAAGCAGAAACCTACTACAGCCTGATCCTGAAAGTGTTGAGCGATGCTGGATAACACACCATCTTCTCCGTTCACTAGCCCGCCTTTTGATTGCAGATGAGAGTATCTTAATTTATGGTCAGCAGAAATTGAACACCTCATTGTCAAAGCCCCGGCATCTCACATTGTGTAACATGGAAAGCAGCTTGGACATTCCGATTTCACTGAAGCAGCAGATGAGCTTAAGGTCATTGGCACTCTTCAAAAGCCCAACTGTCAGAGCAATTGATCTTCTCACCGAGTCAGCTTCATGCTTGCGTGTATTAGATTTGAGCAATACAGCAGTGGAGGCCCTCCCGAAATCCATTGGCAACTTGGTACATTTAAGGTACCTCAATCTTGATGGAACTCAGGTCCGAGACATACCTTCTTCCATTGGATTTCTCATAAACTTGCAGACCTTGAGCCTTCAAGGTTGCCAAAGCTTACAGAGACTTCCTTGGTCCATCAGAGCATTGCTAGAGCTTAGATGCCTTTGTCTTGAGGGAACTTCCCTAAGCTATGTACCAAAGGGTGTTGGTGAATTGAAGCATCTCAATCATCTAGATGGTCTAATCATCGGTCATGACAACAATGTGCCTGAGGGTTGTGACCTAGATGACCTTAAAGCTTTGTCAGAACTAAGGCACCTTCATGTAGAGAGTTTGGATAGGGCTACTTCTGGTGCTGCTGCACTCGCAAACAAGCCATTCCTAAAGGATCTGTACCTCTCTGAGCAAGCCCCAGTAATAGAAAACCAGGAGAGTCCTGAGGACAAGGATGAAACAGaaaaagaagaggaggaggagcaggaaggAAGCAATGACCAATGCAGGGGAGATGAATCAGCCAAAGCTAGTGAAAAGATATGGAATGAGCTCACGCCACCCCATAGCATTGAGAAGCTGGTAATCAAGAACTACAAAGGTATAAAATTTCCGAATTGGATAAGAGGTCCCAAGCTAGGAGCCTCCTTCCCCAGCCTTGTGTTTTTGGATCTTGAAAACTGCATGTCATGCACTAAACTGCCTTCACTTGGCCTCCTGAGTCAACTCCAGTCCCTGCAAATCTCAAATGCGGACTCAGTCATCACCATTGGTTCTGAATTTCTTGGGACCACTGTACTTTCACCAGCCACTTCATTTCCCAAACTTGAGGTTTTAAAGCTCAGAAACATGAAGAAACTTGAAGACTGGTCTTTAACTGTGGAGGAGAACCAGGTAGTGTTTCCTTGTTTGAAGTCACTGCAGATACAGTGGTGTCCTAAACTGAAAGCTCTACCAGAAGGCCTGAAGCATGTGGAGCTGTGTGAACTTCATGTAGAGGGTGCACATAGCCTCACTGAAATCAAGGACCTGCCAAAACTATCTGATGAGCTACATCTCAAAGATAACAAGGTGCTCCAGAGGATCTCCAACCTGCCCATGCTTGGTTCCCTCATTATTGATGACTGTTCAAAGCTGAAGCATGTGGCAGGTCTTGACGCGCTGCAACACCTCAGACTTGTCTTTCCTCCATCCACTGAGACATTTTATTTCGAAGAGCTAATCATTTTCTGGAGCATTGCCTTCCCACGGTGGCTGGAGCTACTGATTCAAAAGTGCAAAGGCCTGCGACGGTTTGAGTTGCAGTGCGGCCTGTCATTACTCAGGAGCTGCCTTGACAGTGGCAAGAACTGGCATCTCGTGCAGCAGATCCCTGAGGTGCGCATCATAAGCTGTGATGGCAAGAGGTATTTTCGGTATAACAAGAGTCGTCGCATTTACGAAACTAATGCACAGTCAGAAGAGTGA